Proteins from a genomic interval of Bradyrhizobium sp. CCGB01:
- a CDS encoding metallophosphoesterase — MSGHDHGDDGVSRRKVLECMTWAGTGVLWTITGGVPRSLGIIDSAQAATAATPGMTFLQISDSHVGFDKPANPNALGTLEEAVGKINAMPAKPSFMIHTGDITHLSKAAEFDNADRIISQSKLDVHYVPGEHDFLDEEVKFYRERYGRGTKGAGWYSFDAGGVHFVGLVNVVDLKAGGLGNLGAEQLAWLEDDLRGKSKSTPIVLFAHIPLWTVYPEWGWGTEDGGRALEYVKGFGSVTVLNGHIHQVMQKVEGNVTFHTARSTAFPQPAPGAAPSPGPMKVEDARLRSMLGVASINFKQNEHRLAIIDTPLQG, encoded by the coding sequence ATGAGCGGACACGATCACGGGGACGACGGCGTCAGCCGCCGCAAGGTGCTGGAATGCATGACCTGGGCCGGCACCGGGGTGCTCTGGACCATCACGGGCGGCGTGCCGCGCTCGCTCGGCATCATCGATTCCGCGCAGGCCGCAACCGCGGCCACGCCGGGAATGACCTTTCTCCAGATCAGCGACAGCCATGTCGGCTTCGACAAGCCGGCCAATCCCAATGCGCTCGGCACGCTGGAGGAAGCGGTGGGCAAGATCAACGCGATGCCGGCCAAGCCGTCGTTCATGATCCACACCGGCGACATCACCCATCTGTCGAAGGCCGCCGAGTTCGACAATGCCGACCGCATCATCTCGCAAAGCAAGCTCGACGTGCACTATGTGCCCGGCGAGCATGACTTCCTCGACGAGGAGGTGAAGTTCTATCGCGAGCGCTACGGCCGCGGCACGAAGGGCGCGGGCTGGTATTCGTTCGATGCCGGCGGCGTGCACTTCGTCGGCCTCGTCAACGTCGTCGACCTTAAGGCCGGCGGCCTCGGCAATCTCGGCGCCGAGCAGCTCGCCTGGCTCGAGGACGATCTGCGCGGCAAGTCGAAATCGACACCGATCGTGCTGTTCGCCCACATCCCGCTCTGGACCGTCTATCCAGAATGGGGCTGGGGCACCGAGGATGGCGGCCGCGCGCTCGAATACGTCAAGGGCTTCGGCTCGGTCACGGTGCTGAACGGCCACATCCACCAGGTGATGCAGAAGGTCGAGGGCAACGTCACGTTCCACACCGCGCGCTCCACCGCCTTTCCGCAGCCGGCGCCGGGGGCCGCTCCTTCGCCAGGACCGATGAAAGTCGAGGATGCAAGGCTCCGCTCCATGCTCGGCGTCGCCAGCATCAACTTCAAGCAGAACGAGCATCGGCTCGCGATCATCGACACGCCGCTTCAGGGTTGA
- a CDS encoding GMC family oxidoreductase: protein MPRRLEGEFDYIVVGAGTAGCILANRLSAVPGNRVLILEAGGDDNWIWFHIPVGYLFAIGNPRSDWMFKTEVEPGLNGRALAYPRGKVIGGSSAINAMISMRGQAADYDHWRQLGMTGWGYDDVLPLFKRLEDHFLGASEHHGTGGGWRIEAPRLSWDVLDAVGDAAEEMGIKRIPDFNTGDNEGTSYFHVNQKRGRRWSSARGFLKPALNRANLRLEKNVLVDRLVIEQGRAVGVRFIQNGEIIEARAKREVVLSAGSIGSVQVLHRSGIGPADWLSPLGIDIVMDKPGVGRNLQDHLQQRAIYKVEGVRTLNETYYNLFRRGLMGLDYAFRRRGPLTMAPSQLGIFTRSDATRARANIQFHVQPLSLDKFGDPLHRFPAITVSACNLQPTSRGTVRLRSATPDEKPIIAPNYLSTDDDRQVGADAIRTTRRLMQQKALAKYRPSEYLPGPSVGDDDASLAKAAGDIGTTIFHPVGTAKMGAANDPMAVVDERLRFYGLTGLRIVDASIMPTITSGNTNTPTAMIAEKGATMILEDAK from the coding sequence ATGCCAAGACGGCTCGAAGGTGAGTTTGACTATATCGTTGTCGGAGCCGGCACGGCCGGCTGCATCCTCGCCAACCGGCTCTCGGCCGTACCGGGTAACCGTGTCCTCATCCTCGAAGCCGGCGGCGATGACAACTGGATCTGGTTCCACATTCCGGTCGGCTATCTCTTCGCGATCGGCAATCCGCGTTCGGACTGGATGTTCAAGACCGAGGTCGAGCCAGGCCTGAACGGCCGCGCGCTCGCCTATCCCCGCGGCAAGGTGATCGGCGGCTCTTCGGCGATCAACGCCATGATCTCGATGCGCGGACAGGCGGCCGATTACGATCATTGGCGCCAGCTCGGCATGACTGGCTGGGGTTATGACGACGTGCTGCCGCTGTTCAAGCGGCTGGAAGATCACTTCCTCGGCGCGAGCGAGCATCACGGCACCGGCGGCGGCTGGCGCATCGAGGCGCCGCGGCTGTCCTGGGACGTTCTCGATGCCGTCGGCGACGCCGCCGAGGAGATGGGCATCAAGCGCATCCCGGATTTCAACACCGGCGACAACGAAGGCACCAGCTATTTCCACGTCAACCAGAAGCGCGGCCGGCGCTGGTCGTCAGCACGCGGCTTCCTCAAGCCGGCGCTGAACCGGGCGAACCTGCGGCTCGAAAAGAACGTGCTGGTCGATCGTCTCGTAATCGAGCAGGGCCGTGCCGTCGGCGTACGCTTCATCCAGAACGGCGAAATCATCGAGGCGCGCGCCAAACGCGAGGTGGTCCTCTCGGCCGGCTCGATCGGCTCGGTGCAGGTGCTGCATCGCTCCGGCATCGGTCCCGCCGACTGGCTGTCGCCGCTCGGCATCGACATCGTGATGGACAAGCCCGGCGTCGGCCGCAACCTGCAGGACCATCTTCAGCAGCGTGCGATCTACAAGGTCGAGGGCGTGCGCACGCTGAACGAGACCTACTACAATCTGTTCCGCCGCGGCCTGATGGGGCTCGACTACGCCTTCCGCCGCCGCGGGCCGCTGACCATGGCGCCGTCGCAGCTCGGCATCTTCACCCGCTCCGATGCGACGCGCGCGCGGGCGAACATCCAGTTCCACGTGCAGCCCCTGTCGCTCGACAAGTTCGGCGATCCCCTGCACCGCTTCCCCGCGATCACGGTGAGCGCCTGCAATCTCCAGCCGACCTCGCGCGGCACGGTGCGGCTGCGCTCGGCCACGCCTGACGAGAAGCCGATCATCGCGCCGAACTATCTGTCGACCGACGACGACCGCCAGGTCGGCGCCGACGCCATCCGCACCACCCGCCGCCTGATGCAGCAGAAGGCGCTGGCAAAGTATCGCCCGAGCGAATATCTGCCCGGCCCCTCCGTCGGCGACGACGATGCCTCGCTCGCCAAAGCCGCCGGCGACATCGGCACCACGATCTTCCACCCCGTCGGCACCGCGAAGATGGGCGCAGCGAACGACCCGATGGCCGTGGTCGACGAGCGCCTGCGTTTCTACGGCCTCACAGGCCTGCGCATCGTCGACGCCTCGATCATGCCGACCATCACCTCGGGCAACACCAACACGCCGACAGCGATGATCGCCGAGAAAGGTGCGACGATGATCTTGGAGGATGCGAAGTAG
- a CDS encoding alpha/beta fold hydrolase: MINPHRFSIGSADAQIAMLRWGESGKPPALLVHGTGFVADVWDEVARELASTYTVYALDRRGHGASHKPGAYHFLDYADDICRVIDALRLRDVYGIGHSAGATDLLLAAKLLPGRFTRLFVMEPTVMDPRAARTGGLNDESIARVQSTLRRRAEFDSADAVFERYRAAPAFTDWTETSLRAYVRHGFVPLDDGRVRLCCTPEIESAILRPIYEAMEQVYVGDARGNPFTGLTEINCPVRVTTAAKSEPIYKEMARRAVSLIPRVSTMVFNGAGHCVAQEVPEQVVEAVREFAKSCP, encoded by the coding sequence ATGATCAACCCGCACCGCTTTTCAATCGGTTCCGCCGACGCACAGATCGCCATGCTGCGATGGGGCGAGAGCGGCAAGCCGCCTGCCCTGCTCGTGCACGGCACCGGTTTCGTCGCCGACGTCTGGGATGAGGTCGCACGCGAACTTGCATCGACCTACACAGTCTATGCGCTCGACCGCCGCGGCCATGGCGCGAGCCACAAACCCGGCGCCTATCATTTCCTCGATTATGCCGACGACATCTGCCGGGTGATCGATGCGCTCAGGCTGCGCGACGTCTATGGGATCGGCCACAGCGCAGGCGCGACCGACCTGCTGCTCGCGGCAAAACTCTTGCCCGGTCGTTTCACGCGCCTGTTCGTGATGGAGCCGACCGTGATGGACCCTCGCGCGGCGCGCACCGGAGGACTAAACGACGAATCCATCGCCCGCGTGCAGAGCACGCTGCGCCGGCGCGCCGAGTTCGATAGTGCCGACGCCGTATTCGAACGCTACCGCGCAGCGCCCGCGTTTACGGATTGGACCGAGACGTCGCTCCGGGCGTATGTCCGTCACGGCTTTGTGCCGCTCGACGATGGCCGCGTCCGGCTCTGCTGCACGCCCGAGATCGAGTCGGCGATCCTGCGTCCGATCTACGAGGCGATGGAACAGGTTTACGTTGGCGATGCCCGCGGCAATCCGTTTACCGGGCTCACCGAGATCAATTGTCCGGTGCGCGTCACGACCGCCGCGAAGTCGGAACCGATCTACAAGGAGATGGCGCGACGTGCCGTGTCGCTGATCCCGCGCGTCAGTACGATGGTCTTTAATGGCGCCGGGCACTGCGTGGCGCAGGAAGTGCCGGAGCAAGTGGTGGAAGCCGTGCGGGAGTTCGCGAAATCCTGCCCGTAG
- a CDS encoding anti-sigma factor: MTCDEARVLLHALLDNELDAGHAREVEAHIASCPACAAEFAAQREMQRVLTDTNLRYTAPANLRARIEASLPQPQAQRQQPSRRSVLRGFAMGSAVSALAASGVVAVVLRQDDQQRILSEVVSAHLRSLQAGHLIDVVSSDQHTVKPWFNGKLDVAPPVIDLTAQGFTLVGGRLDYIDARAIGAVVYKRRQHVVNLFVSQTSNTEYRAPKTETMQGFNCRRWGNRGLNFWAVSDLGADELAEFVDKFEAAMKANVEG; this comes from the coding sequence ATGACCTGCGACGAAGCAAGGGTCCTGCTTCACGCGCTGCTCGACAACGAGCTCGATGCCGGCCACGCGCGCGAGGTCGAGGCCCATATCGCCAGCTGCCCGGCCTGCGCCGCCGAATTTGCCGCCCAGCGCGAGATGCAGCGTGTGCTCACTGATACCAATCTGCGCTACACCGCGCCCGCAAACCTGCGCGCCCGGATCGAAGCCTCGCTGCCGCAGCCGCAAGCGCAACGCCAACAACCGAGCCGCCGCTCCGTGCTGCGTGGCTTTGCCATGGGCTCGGCGGTCTCCGCGCTCGCGGCCTCCGGCGTGGTCGCCGTGGTGCTGCGCCAGGACGACCAGCAGCGCATCCTGTCGGAGGTCGTCTCCGCGCATCTGCGCTCACTGCAGGCCGGCCACCTCATCGACGTGGTCTCGAGCGACCAGCACACGGTGAAGCCGTGGTTCAACGGCAAGCTCGACGTCGCCCCGCCCGTGATCGATCTCACCGCGCAAGGTTTTACGCTGGTCGGCGGCCGGCTCGACTATATCGACGCACGCGCCATCGGCGCGGTCGTCTACAAGCGTCGGCAGCACGTGGTCAATCTGTTCGTGTCGCAGACCTCGAACACGGAATATCGCGCGCCGAAGACCGAGACCATGCAGGGCTTCAACTGCCGCCGCTGGGGCAATCGCGGCCTGAACTTCTGGGCGGTCAGCGATCTCGGCGCCGACGAGCTCGCCGAGTTCGTCGACAAGTTCGAGGCGGCGATGAAGGCGAATGTGGAGGGGTGA
- a CDS encoding inorganic phosphate transporter, whose product MTDVAFDRAVGDPTPVQPASRPNLDKGFNPLTMILFFGILAAGLLFVAYSIYADIDATGTKVTTFLPYILLFVALLIALGFEFVNGFHDTANAVATVIYTHSLPAEFAVMWSGFFNFLGVLLSSGAVAFGIVSLLPVELILQVGSSAGFAMVFALLIAAILWNLGTWYFGLPASSSHTLIGSIIGVGIANAVMRGRDGTSGVDWSKATEIGYALLLSPLFGFICAAVLLLLLKFIVRNPALYAAPEGNKAPPLWIRGLLIATCTGVSFAHGSNDGQKGMGLIMLILIGTVPTAYALNRALPESQVAQFQKTSEAASKVIAAKGAGHNIIGDPRPAVTQYIALHKLNEGTYPSLAVLVKDVGDQVAKYGSLNKVPAEAVGNTRNDMYLTSEAIRFLMKDKENDLSKDEVAVLNTYKGSLDAATKFIPNWVKIAVAIALGLGTMIGWKRIVITVGEKIGKTHLTYAQGASAELVAAATIGAADVFGLPVSTTHVLSSGVAGTMAANGSGLQMATIRNLLMAWVLTLPCAIALSATLYVIFSRIF is encoded by the coding sequence ATGACAGATGTTGCATTCGACCGTGCGGTAGGCGATCCGACGCCTGTCCAGCCGGCTTCCAGGCCAAATCTCGACAAAGGCTTCAATCCTCTGACGATGATCCTGTTCTTCGGCATCCTCGCCGCGGGCCTGCTGTTCGTTGCTTACAGCATCTATGCCGACATCGACGCGACCGGCACCAAGGTCACGACCTTCCTGCCCTACATCCTCCTGTTCGTCGCGCTGCTGATTGCGCTCGGGTTCGAATTCGTCAACGGCTTCCACGACACCGCCAACGCGGTGGCGACCGTGATCTACACCCACTCGCTGCCCGCCGAATTCGCGGTGATGTGGTCGGGCTTCTTCAACTTCCTCGGCGTGCTGCTGTCTTCCGGCGCCGTCGCTTTCGGCATCGTCTCGCTGCTGCCGGTCGAGCTGATCCTCCAGGTCGGCTCGAGCGCCGGCTTCGCGATGGTGTTCGCGCTGCTGATCGCCGCGATCCTGTGGAATCTCGGCACCTGGTATTTCGGCCTGCCCGCCTCCTCGTCGCACACCCTGATCGGCTCGATCATCGGCGTCGGCATCGCCAACGCCGTCATGCGCGGCCGCGACGGCACCTCGGGCGTGGACTGGAGCAAGGCCACCGAGATCGGCTACGCGCTGCTGCTCTCGCCGCTGTTCGGCTTCATCTGCGCCGCCGTACTGCTGCTGCTGCTCAAGTTCATCGTGCGTAACCCTGCCCTGTACGCGGCACCCGAAGGCAACAAGGCCCCGCCGCTCTGGATCCGCGGTCTCCTGATCGCGACCTGTACCGGCGTCAGCTTCGCCCACGGCTCCAACGACGGCCAGAAGGGCATGGGCCTGATCATGCTGATCCTGATCGGCACCGTGCCGACCGCTTACGCGCTCAACCGCGCGCTGCCGGAATCGCAGGTCGCCCAGTTCCAGAAGACCTCGGAGGCCGCCTCCAAGGTGATTGCGGCGAAGGGCGCCGGCCACAACATCATCGGCGATCCTCGCCCGGCGGTGACGCAGTACATCGCGCTGCATAAGCTCAACGAGGGCACCTATCCCTCGCTGGCCGTGCTGGTGAAGGACGTTGGCGACCAGGTCGCCAAATACGGCTCGCTGAACAAGGTGCCGGCGGAAGCCGTCGGCAACACCCGCAACGACATGTACCTGACCTCGGAGGCGATCCGCTTCCTGATGAAGGACAAGGAGAACGATCTCAGCAAGGACGAGGTCGCGGTGCTCAACACCTACAAGGGCTCGCTCGACGCCGCCACCAAGTTCATCCCGAACTGGGTGAAGATCGCGGTCGCCATCGCGCTCGGGCTCGGCACCATGATCGGCTGGAAGCGCATCGTCATCACGGTCGGCGAGAAGATAGGCAAGACCCATCTCACCTATGCGCAAGGAGCGTCCGCCGAGCTCGTCGCCGCCGCCACGATTGGTGCTGCCGACGTGTTCGGCCTGCCGGTCTCGACCACCCACGTGCTGTCGTCAGGCGTCGCCGGCACCATGGCCGCGAACGGTTCGGGCCTGCAAATGGCGACCATCCGCAACCTGTTGATGGCCTGGGTGCTGACGCTGCCCTGCGCGATCGCGCTGTCGGCCACGCTCTACGTGATCTTCTCGCGGATTTTCTGA
- a CDS encoding M20 aminoacylase family protein yields the protein MPIVNRVADLQPDIQAWRRDIHQHPELLYDVHRTAAFVADRLREFGCDEVVTGLGQTGVVGVIKGSKPAGEGLKTIGLRADMDALPVEEQTNLPYASKNPGKMHACGHDGHTAMLLGAARYLAETRNFAGDAVVIFQPAEEGGAGGAAMVKDGLMERFGIEQVYGMHNGPGIPIGSFAIRPGPIMAATDEVDINIEGLGGHAARPHKCVDSVLVGAQVITALQSIVARSVDPLESAVISICEFHAGNARNVIPQTATLRGTIRTLSPEVRKLVEKRVHEVVAGVAQITGAKIDLRYKRNYPVVNNHAAETEVARRIAKSVAGEANVHEMPPLMGGEDFAYMLEARPGAFIFCGNGDSAGLHHPAYNFNDEAIVYGTSYWVKLVEESLAAS from the coding sequence ATGCCCATCGTCAACCGCGTCGCCGACCTTCAACCCGATATTCAGGCCTGGCGCCGGGACATCCACCAGCATCCGGAGCTGCTGTACGACGTCCACCGCACCGCAGCATTCGTTGCGGACCGGCTGCGCGAGTTCGGCTGCGACGAGGTCGTGACCGGCCTCGGCCAGACCGGCGTGGTCGGCGTGATCAAGGGCAGCAAGCCGGCCGGCGAGGGGCTCAAGACCATCGGCCTGCGCGCGGACATGGACGCGCTGCCTGTCGAGGAGCAGACCAATCTGCCTTACGCCTCCAAGAACCCCGGCAAGATGCACGCCTGCGGCCATGACGGCCACACCGCGATGCTGCTCGGCGCGGCCCGCTATCTCGCCGAGACCCGCAACTTCGCCGGCGATGCGGTGGTGATCTTCCAGCCCGCCGAGGAGGGCGGCGCCGGCGGCGCGGCCATGGTCAAGGACGGCCTGATGGAGCGCTTCGGCATCGAGCAGGTCTACGGCATGCACAACGGCCCGGGCATTCCGATCGGCTCGTTCGCGATCCGGCCGGGTCCGATCATGGCGGCGACCGACGAGGTCGACATCAACATCGAGGGCCTCGGCGGCCACGCCGCGCGTCCGCACAAATGCGTCGATTCCGTGCTGGTCGGCGCCCAGGTCATCACCGCGTTGCAGTCGATCGTCGCCCGCAGCGTCGATCCCCTGGAATCGGCCGTGATCTCGATCTGCGAATTCCACGCCGGCAATGCCCGCAACGTCATTCCGCAGACCGCGACGTTGAGGGGCACCATCCGCACGTTGTCGCCTGAGGTGCGCAAGCTGGTCGAGAAGCGCGTGCACGAGGTGGTGGCGGGCGTGGCGCAGATCACCGGCGCCAAGATTGATCTGCGCTACAAGCGCAACTACCCGGTCGTGAACAACCACGCCGCGGAAACCGAGGTGGCGCGGCGCATCGCCAAAAGCGTTGCCGGCGAAGCCAATGTGCACGAGATGCCGCCGCTGATGGGCGGCGAGGATTTCGCCTACATGCTCGAAGCCCGCCCCGGCGCCTTCATCTTCTGCGGCAACGGCGACAGCGCCGGCCTGCATCACCCCGCCTACAATTTCAACGACGAGGCGATCGTTTACGGTACGTCCTACTGGGTCAAGCTGGTCGAGGAATCGCTCGCGGCGTCGTGA
- a CDS encoding sigma-70 family RNA polymerase sigma factor, protein MPANDDMQKAQRFREATLPYLDDVYTLARYLLRDASDAEDAVQECYLRALKHFDSYRGPAMKPWLFAILRNVCNAEYARRAHRPGAIEDTPGAAEQTPIWQESEATPETEVLRSRDAGAIRKLIDALAEPFKETFVLREINNLSYREIAETVGAPVGTVMSRLARARAMLRAAWTAEEEHSR, encoded by the coding sequence ATGCCCGCCAACGACGATATGCAGAAGGCGCAGCGCTTCCGCGAGGCGACGCTGCCCTATCTCGACGACGTCTACACGCTCGCGCGCTATCTGCTGCGCGACGCTTCCGACGCCGAGGATGCGGTGCAGGAGTGCTATCTGCGCGCGCTGAAGCATTTCGACAGCTATCGCGGGCCGGCGATGAAGCCCTGGCTGTTCGCGATCCTGCGCAACGTCTGCAATGCCGAATATGCGCGGCGCGCGCACAGGCCCGGCGCGATCGAGGATACACCCGGCGCCGCCGAGCAGACGCCGATCTGGCAGGAGAGCGAGGCGACCCCGGAGACCGAAGTGCTGCGCAGCCGCGATGCCGGCGCCATCCGCAAGCTGATCGACGCACTCGCCGAACCATTCAAGGAAACATTCGTGCTGCGGGAGATCAACAACCTGTCCTACCGTGAGATCGCCGAGACCGTCGGCGCCCCCGTCGGCACCGTGATGTCCCGCCTCGCCCGCGCCCGCGCCATGCTGCGCGCGGCCTGGACGGCGGAAGAGGAGCACTCAAGATGA
- a CDS encoding cupredoxin family copper-binding protein, whose protein sequence is MKTLNRRDFGVDLGLALAAAILLPATTARADDMDVHIDNFVFQPAELKIKVGTTVTWTNRDDIPHTIVSAGKFRSKTLDTDDKFSFTFTNAGDYKYFCSLHPHMTGMIKVE, encoded by the coding sequence ATGAAAACACTCAATCGCCGCGACTTCGGCGTCGACCTTGGTCTCGCTTTGGCCGCGGCCATCCTGTTGCCCGCAACAACCGCCCGCGCCGACGACATGGACGTTCACATCGACAATTTCGTTTTCCAGCCGGCCGAGCTCAAGATCAAGGTCGGCACCACCGTGACCTGGACCAACCGGGACGACATCCCACACACGATCGTTTCGGCAGGCAAATTCAGGTCAAAGACCCTGGACACCGACGACAAGTTCTCGTTCACCTTCACCAATGCGGGCGACTACAAGTATTTTTGTTCGCTGCACCCGCACATGACGGGGATGATCAAGGTTGAGTAA
- a CDS encoding UdgX family uracil-DNA binding protein (This protein belongs to the uracil DNA glycosylase superfamily, members of which act in excision repair of DNA. However, it belongs more specifically to UdgX branch, whose founding member was found to bind uracil in DNA (where it does not belong), without cleaving it, appears to promote DNA repair by a pathway involving RecA, rather than base excision.): MQYITLDNQTDFDGWRKAARSLVLHHVQPTDVTWTVQGGEADLFAPPSPSPILEVNDGTFNVSAKFVDLAKAAILHRDPERFAILYRLLWRLKDNHDLIEVATDADVAQVIAMARAVHRDEHKMHAFVRFREIGRERAAHYVAWFEPEHHIVELAAPFFAKRFADMPWSILTPDLCAHWDGHALSFTPGVSKNEAPGEDRLEETWRRYYASIFNPARLKVKAMQTEMPKKYWRNLPEASIIKPLIEDAERMTGAMIANAATDPHKPQKRPEAPMTRKLAADDLEALREEAAHCRACPLYKDATQTVFGEGPKDATIMLVGEQPGDKEDLAGHPFVGPAGQMLDRALAEAGVDRKKVYVTNAVKHFKFVPRGKIRLHQKPATPEIKACRQWYEREVSAIGPELIVAMGATAAQSVFGKITPVGKTRGRLIDLPDGRKALVTVHPSYLLRLPDPEAKVLEYQRFVEDLKIAAGLQKKAPRAA, translated from the coding sequence ATGCAGTACATCACCCTCGACAATCAAACCGATTTCGATGGCTGGCGCAAAGCCGCACGCAGCCTCGTGCTTCATCATGTGCAGCCCACCGATGTCACCTGGACCGTGCAAGGCGGTGAAGCGGATTTGTTCGCGCCGCCCTCGCCATCTCCGATACTCGAGGTGAACGACGGCACCTTCAACGTCTCGGCAAAATTCGTCGATCTCGCCAAGGCTGCGATCCTGCATCGTGATCCCGAGCGATTTGCGATCCTCTATCGCCTGCTCTGGCGATTGAAAGACAATCACGATCTCATCGAGGTCGCGACCGATGCCGACGTCGCGCAGGTCATTGCGATGGCAAGAGCGGTTCATCGCGACGAGCACAAGATGCATGCCTTCGTGCGCTTCCGCGAGATCGGCCGGGAACGCGCAGCGCATTACGTCGCATGGTTCGAGCCGGAGCATCACATCGTCGAGCTCGCTGCGCCGTTCTTCGCAAAACGCTTTGCCGACATGCCCTGGTCGATCCTGACGCCTGATCTCTGCGCGCATTGGGACGGCCATGCGCTCTCGTTCACGCCGGGCGTGAGCAAGAACGAAGCACCGGGCGAAGACCGGCTGGAGGAAACCTGGCGGCGCTACTACGCCAGCATCTTCAATCCGGCCCGGCTCAAGGTGAAAGCGATGCAGACCGAGATGCCGAAGAAATACTGGAGGAACCTGCCCGAGGCTTCGATCATTAAACCCCTGATCGAGGACGCCGAACGCATGACCGGCGCCATGATCGCCAATGCCGCAACCGATCCGCATAAGCCTCAGAAGCGGCCGGAGGCTCCGATGACACGCAAGCTTGCTGCCGACGATCTCGAAGCGCTCCGCGAGGAGGCCGCGCATTGTCGCGCCTGCCCGCTCTACAAGGACGCGACGCAGACCGTGTTCGGCGAAGGCCCGAAAGACGCGACCATCATGCTGGTCGGCGAGCAGCCCGGCGACAAGGAAGACCTCGCCGGCCATCCCTTCGTCGGCCCGGCCGGCCAGATGCTCGACCGCGCGCTTGCGGAAGCCGGCGTCGACCGCAAGAAGGTCTATGTCACCAACGCGGTGAAGCACTTCAAATTCGTGCCGCGCGGAAAGATCCGCCTGCACCAGAAGCCGGCAACGCCGGAGATCAAAGCGTGTCGACAATGGTACGAGCGGGAAGTTTCGGCAATCGGGCCGGAGCTCATCGTGGCGATGGGCGCCACCGCCGCGCAAAGCGTGTTCGGCAAGATCACCCCTGTCGGCAAGACCCGCGGCCGGCTCATCGATCTGCCCGACGGGCGCAAGGCGCTCGTGACGGTGCACCCGTCCTATCTGCTGCGGCTGCCTGATCCCGAGGCCAAAGTGCTGGAATATCAGCGTTTTGTCGAAGACCTGAAGATCGCCGCCGGCTTGCAGAAGAAGGCTCCGCGCGCGGCCTAA